One Felis catus isolate Fca126 chromosome D1, F.catus_Fca126_mat1.0, whole genome shotgun sequence DNA segment encodes these proteins:
- the BSX gene encoding brain-specific homeobox protein homolog produces MNLNFTSPLHPASSQRPTSFFIEDILLHKPKPLREMAPDHFASSLASRVPLLDYGYPLMPTPTLLAPHPHHPLHKGDHHHPYFLTTSGVPVPALFPHPQHSELPGKHCRRRKARTVFSDSQLSGLEKRFEIQRYLSTPERVELATALSLSETQVKTWFQNRRMKHKKQLRKSQDEPKAPDGLESPEGSPRGPEAASAEARLGLPAGPFVLTEPEDEVDIGDEGELGSGPHVL; encoded by the exons ATGAATCTCAACTTCACCTCCCCTCTGCACCCGGCGTCTTCTCAGAGGCCCACGTCCTTCTTCATTGAGGACATCCTGCTGCACAAGCCCAAGCCGCTAAGGGAGATGGCCCCTGATCACTTCGCCAGCTCTCTGGCCTCCCGGGTGCCTCTCCTAGACTATGGCTACCCCCTCATGCCCACACCCACCCTCCTGGCTCCTCACCCTCATCACCCTCTGCATAAGGGAGACCACCACCACCCTTATTTCCTCACCACCTCGG GGGTGCCGGTGCCGGCGCTGTTCCCGCACCCCCAGCACAGCGAGCTGCCGGGGAAGCACTGCCGCCGCCGCAAAGCTCGCACGGTTTTCTCGGACTCGCAGCTTTCCGGCCTGGAGAAGAGATTCGAGATCCAGCGCTACCTGTCCACGCCAGAGCGGGTGGAGCTGGCCACGGCCCTCAGCCTGTCCGAGACGCAg GTGAAAACGTGGTTCCAGAACCGGCGGATGAAGCATAAAAAGCAACTGAGGAAAAGTCAGGATGAGCCCAAAGCGCCCGATGGGCTCGAGAGCCCCGAGGGCAGCCCTCGCGGCCCAGAGGCCGCATCCGCCGAGGCTCGGCTGGGCCTGCCCGCCGGCCCCTTCGTGCTGACCGAGCCCGAGGACGAGGTGGACATCGGGGACGAGGGGGAGCTCGGCTCGGGGCCGCACGTGCTCTGA